A genome region from Anaerobacillus alkaliphilus includes the following:
- a CDS encoding histidinol-phosphatase has product MLTDYHNHLERGTLTLDYLKQFTDNAKSKTIEHFGISEHAYHFYQTKNILSNPWVNERRYYDMEDYVKLFQQAWDAQIDVKMSIEMDYTPGKHQEMAEFIKNYDFDYVIGSIHWIDDFGIDLGEYKHEWETRNLKETYTSYFDQVVTLAQSNLFDIIGHIDLVKIFNYIPTDEEFLFEQYERATTALANSKTCVEISTAGLRKQVGQLYPDPRLLQLCYNKGIPIVLSSDAHVPEDVGRDFDKAVDLARSVGYTSIMTFQKGERKEVPLG; this is encoded by the coding sequence ATGTTAACAGATTATCATAACCACCTTGAAAGAGGTACGTTAACGTTAGATTATTTAAAGCAGTTTACTGACAATGCAAAATCAAAAACGATCGAACATTTTGGAATTTCTGAACACGCCTATCATTTCTATCAAACAAAAAATATTCTCAGTAATCCATGGGTGAATGAAAGACGATATTACGATATGGAAGATTACGTGAAGTTGTTTCAACAGGCCTGGGATGCTCAAATTGATGTGAAAATGTCAATAGAGATGGATTATACTCCAGGAAAACATCAAGAGATGGCTGAATTTATTAAGAATTATGACTTCGACTATGTGATTGGTTCTATTCACTGGATTGATGATTTTGGAATTGACTTAGGGGAATATAAGCATGAGTGGGAGACGCGTAATTTAAAGGAGACATATACAAGTTATTTTGACCAAGTGGTAACATTAGCCCAATCAAATTTATTTGATATCATTGGGCATATAGATTTAGTCAAAATCTTTAATTACATCCCAACAGATGAAGAGTTTCTTTTCGAACAATACGAGCGAGCAACAACAGCACTAGCTAATTCTAAGACATGTGTTGAAATAAGTACAGCTGGGTTACGGAAGCAAGTAGGACAACTTTACCCAGACCCAAGGCTTTTACAACTTTGTTATAATAAAGGTATACCTATTGTATTGTCATCAGATGCACATGTACCAGAAGATGTGGGCAGAGACTTTGATAAAGCCGTAGACTTAGCCCGTAGTGTAGGATATACGTCTATTATGACGTTCCAAAAAGGAGAACGTAAAGAAGTGCCTTTAGGATAA
- the serA gene encoding phosphoglycerate dehydrogenase, whose translation MIRRVEFVVQALSQTEKVFTVLVSDSMSKEGLLPLLESDKIICLQKTIEEAQNQLDQVDALLIRSATKVTTELLDKMPNVKIIARAGVGVDNVDIQAATKKGIIVVNAPDGNTISTAEHSFAMIAALLRKIPQANTSTKNGEWTRKKFQGTELFGKSLGIVGFGRIGSEIAKRAKAFQMSIYVFDPFLTKERAEKFGVTVSSLDDVLAQADIITVHTPLTNETKGLLNFDTIAKTKKGVFLINCARGGIIDEEALIYYLQNGHVAGAALDVFEEEPATNTRLLDFEQVIATPHIAASTIEAQLNVASQVSEEVLNYFEGKPVLNSINLPTISKEVYKKIQPYYELAKSMGSILSQCMRTPVNEIEVNYGGEVTTLETSITTRSLLAGFLQPRVDAPVNDVNASIIAKERGITFGEKHINSSSGYSNVISASVIGEDRTFNLKGTYVKEYGPRIIRINEFKVDFTPSGHLIYIEHIDKPGMIGLVGQLLGKHEINIGSMQVGRKEEGGKALMMLSIDKPLTESVLRELVSSEHILYVNKIDLT comes from the coding sequence ATGATAAGGAGAGTGGAGTTTGTGGTTCAAGCACTAAGTCAAACAGAAAAAGTTTTTACGGTTTTGGTTTCTGACTCAATGAGTAAAGAAGGGCTACTTCCGCTACTAGAAAGCGACAAAATTATTTGTCTACAAAAGACAATAGAGGAAGCTCAAAACCAGTTAGATCAAGTTGATGCACTATTAATCCGAAGTGCTACAAAGGTGACTACAGAGCTATTAGACAAAATGCCCAATGTTAAAATTATTGCTCGCGCAGGTGTCGGTGTAGACAATGTAGACATTCAAGCAGCTACAAAAAAAGGAATAATTGTAGTTAACGCACCTGACGGAAATACCATCTCAACAGCAGAACACTCATTTGCAATGATCGCCGCATTATTAAGAAAAATCCCACAAGCAAATACGTCTACGAAAAATGGTGAGTGGACCCGAAAGAAATTCCAAGGAACTGAATTATTTGGTAAAAGCTTAGGGATTGTTGGTTTTGGGAGAATTGGATCAGAAATTGCCAAACGAGCAAAAGCATTTCAAATGTCAATTTATGTTTTTGATCCATTTTTAACAAAAGAGAGGGCAGAAAAATTTGGAGTGACCGTTTCTTCACTAGACGATGTTCTAGCTCAGGCTGACATTATTACTGTGCATACACCATTAACAAACGAAACAAAAGGTCTCTTAAATTTCGATACGATTGCGAAAACGAAAAAGGGAGTCTTTTTAATTAATTGCGCACGTGGGGGAATTATTGACGAGGAAGCTCTCATTTATTACTTACAAAATGGTCATGTAGCAGGGGCAGCACTTGACGTATTTGAAGAAGAACCAGCTACAAATACACGTTTGTTAGATTTTGAGCAAGTAATTGCTACACCACATATTGCAGCTTCAACTATTGAAGCTCAATTAAATGTAGCCTCTCAAGTATCTGAAGAGGTTTTGAACTACTTTGAAGGGAAACCTGTTCTCAATTCAATAAACCTGCCAACCATTTCAAAAGAAGTATACAAAAAAATACAACCTTACTATGAGTTAGCTAAGTCAATGGGATCTATTCTATCCCAATGTATGAGAACACCAGTAAACGAAATAGAGGTTAACTATGGTGGTGAGGTTACAACACTAGAAACATCTATTACTACAAGAAGTTTACTCGCAGGTTTCCTCCAGCCTCGTGTGGATGCACCAGTCAACGATGTTAATGCTTCAATTATTGCTAAAGAACGTGGAATTACATTTGGTGAGAAGCATATCAATAGTTCCTCAGGCTACTCAAATGTAATCTCTGCATCAGTGATCGGTGAGGATCGGACGTTTAATTTAAAAGGAACGTACGTTAAAGAGTATGGCCCTCGAATTATTAGGATCAATGAATTCAAAGTCGATTTCACTCCATCTGGGCATTTAATTTATATTGAACATATTGATAAACCGGGGATGATTGGTTTAGTTGGGCAGCTACTTGGAAAACATGAGATCAATATTGGATCAATGCAGGTTGGACGTAAAGAAGAAGGCGGAAAAGCGCTAATGATGCTCTCGATTGACAAACCACTCACCGAGTCCGTATTAAGAGAACTGGTTTCTAGTGAGCATATCCTATACGTTAATAAAATTGATTTAACATAA
- a CDS encoding M14 family metallopeptidase: MLLRKYVVKEGDTIHKVAHQFQVRVIDLLLSNHQLENASQYIYPNEQMIIPETKNAVNKKVSPYECKMEYGPSDLEEDVKFLRKYYPSLVSIQKIGNSVMGKPIYAFVVGSGKKEVFYSGGWHANEWLTSKFLMTFLKELLQYSQAGLPFFQYQVSKILEQVKLFIVPMVNPDGIELVQQGIYEEHPHFYSVLNINKYSRRFEHWSSNIRGVDLNHQWPAGWDVEAKESPQVPWPRHYSGRAPLTEPEVKAVYHLTKKNNFSYVLAFHSQGQVIYWGYKSLEPVESKAMVERLSLVSSYEPIQTADSDGGYKDWFIQETGRPGFTIEVGVGTNPLPFSAYPEIWANNSLLALEGLLL; the protein is encoded by the coding sequence ATGTTGTTGCGTAAATACGTTGTAAAAGAGGGTGACACAATTCACAAGGTTGCCCATCAATTCCAAGTAAGAGTCATTGACTTATTACTAAGTAATCACCAGTTAGAGAACGCTAGTCAGTACATTTACCCAAACGAACAGATGATCATTCCAGAAACTAAAAATGCCGTTAATAAAAAAGTGTCTCCTTACGAATGTAAAATGGAATATGGACCAAGCGATCTTGAAGAGGATGTGAAATTTTTACGAAAGTATTATCCTTCCCTAGTTTCAATCCAAAAAATTGGTAATTCAGTAATGGGAAAGCCGATCTATGCATTTGTAGTAGGTAGCGGAAAAAAAGAAGTATTCTACTCTGGTGGTTGGCATGCTAACGAATGGCTAACTTCAAAATTTTTAATGACGTTTTTAAAAGAGTTATTGCAGTACTCTCAAGCTGGCCTGCCGTTTTTTCAGTATCAGGTGAGCAAAATTTTAGAACAAGTAAAACTTTTTATCGTACCAATGGTTAATCCAGATGGAATTGAACTTGTCCAACAGGGAATATACGAAGAACACCCACATTTTTACTCAGTCTTAAATATCAATAAGTACTCAAGGAGATTTGAGCACTGGTCTAGCAATATTAGAGGTGTTGATTTAAATCATCAGTGGCCTGCAGGCTGGGATGTGGAGGCCAAGGAGAGCCCACAAGTGCCTTGGCCAAGACATTACAGTGGTCGAGCACCCTTGACAGAGCCAGAGGTCAAAGCAGTATATCATCTAACTAAGAAAAATAACTTTTCCTATGTATTAGCATTTCATTCCCAGGGGCAAGTTATTTATTGGGGATATAAAAGCTTAGAGCCCGTGGAAAGTAAAGCAATGGTAGAACGCCTTTCTCTAGTCAGCTCTTATGAACCTATCCAAACTGCAGATAGTGATGGTGGGTATAAAGATTGGTTTATACAAGAGACAGGTAGACCAGGGTTTACGATTGAAGTGGGAGTTGGAACAAATCCATTACCTTTTTCTGCTTATCCTGAAATATGGGCAAACAATAGCTTACTTGCACTAGAGGGGTTACTATTATAA
- a CDS encoding FadR/GntR family transcriptional regulator produces MIKQIKPKKIYEIVAEQLQDLIVSGKVKPGDRLSSVQQLAEDFNVGRSAIREALSALKAMGYIEIRQGEGTFVKKVDFDVANQMIPPVLEKEDLRQLFEIRRFNETGAASLAAENRTSEDLHEMEHWLSEMEKAEGDGDLGEKADMNFHMAIVKASKNEMLYRLMITISETMQESMKEARQLFLFSNEKKMRQLYTEHYEIFLAIKQKDSRLAYNKMLEHIVGVEVELFR; encoded by the coding sequence TTGATAAAACAAATTAAGCCCAAGAAGATATATGAGATTGTCGCTGAACAATTACAGGATTTAATTGTGAGTGGAAAGGTTAAACCAGGTGATCGTCTTTCTTCTGTTCAACAGTTAGCTGAGGATTTCAATGTCGGTCGATCAGCGATTAGAGAGGCGCTGAGTGCTTTAAAAGCAATGGGCTACATTGAAATTCGCCAAGGCGAAGGAACTTTTGTAAAAAAAGTGGATTTTGATGTTGCTAATCAGATGATTCCACCAGTACTAGAAAAAGAAGATTTACGCCAATTGTTTGAAATACGAAGGTTTAACGAAACAGGTGCAGCATCATTAGCTGCGGAAAATCGTACATCTGAAGATTTACATGAAATGGAGCATTGGTTAAGTGAGATGGAAAAAGCGGAAGGCGATGGAGATTTGGGAGAAAAAGCTGATATGAATTTTCACATGGCTATCGTCAAAGCCTCCAAAAATGAAATGTTATATCGTCTCATGATTACAATCTCAGAAACGATGCAAGAATCAATGAAAGAAGCTAGGCAGTTGTTTCTGTTTTCAAACGAAAAGAAAATGAGGCAACTATATACTGAGCATTATGAAATATTTTTAGCTATAAAACAAAAAGACTCAAGACTCGCTTACAATAAAATGTTAGAGCATATTGTTGGTGTCGAAGTAGAACTTTTTAGGTGA